A single Pseudomonas brassicacearum DNA region contains:
- the phrB gene encoding deoxyribodipyrimidine photo-lyase — translation MQLIWLRSDLRLHDNTALAAAAAQGPCVAVYLTSPGQWHVHDDAPCKIDFWLRNLGALSAALAELNIPLLIRAAAHWHQAPHVLLKLCRELNVGAVHVNEEYGLNETRRDAEVARALNDQGVEFHSHLDQLLFKPGSVLTKTGNYFQVFSQFRKVCYSRLHFSLPSLVATPARQAPTGIARDPVPTQVEGFAPPSQALRALWPAGEAEARRRLDTFVEQHIDDYQGERDYPARPGTSQLSAYLVAGVVSPRQCLHAALQANQGEFESGSAGVVTWINELLWREFYKHILVGYPRVSRHRAFRPETEALAWRKAPAELEAWKQARTGLPIIDAAMRQLLETGWMHNRLRMVVAMFLTKNLLIDWREGERFFMQHLIDGDLAANNGGWQWSASTGTDSAPWFRIFNPLSQSEKFDREGLFIKRWLPELNDLDRQQVHTPNTQGGLFGAVDYPTPIVDLSQSRARALAAFRNLPARQDAAVEGMGD, via the coding sequence ATGCAACTGATCTGGCTGCGCAGCGACTTGCGCCTGCACGACAACACCGCCCTCGCGGCAGCCGCAGCCCAAGGACCCTGCGTGGCGGTATACCTGACCAGCCCCGGACAATGGCATGTCCATGACGACGCACCGTGCAAGATCGATTTCTGGCTGCGTAACCTCGGCGCGTTGAGTGCGGCCCTGGCCGAATTGAACATCCCACTGCTGATCCGCGCCGCTGCGCATTGGCACCAGGCCCCGCACGTGCTGCTCAAGCTGTGTCGCGAACTGAACGTCGGCGCCGTGCATGTCAACGAAGAGTACGGCCTGAATGAAACGCGACGCGACGCCGAAGTCGCCCGCGCATTGAATGACCAGGGCGTTGAATTTCACAGCCACCTTGATCAATTGCTGTTCAAGCCCGGTAGCGTGCTGACCAAGACCGGCAATTACTTCCAAGTGTTCAGTCAGTTCCGCAAGGTCTGCTACAGCCGTCTGCACTTCTCATTGCCGAGCCTGGTCGCCACGCCGGCCCGGCAGGCTCCCACCGGCATTGCCCGTGACCCGGTGCCGACGCAAGTCGAGGGATTCGCCCCGCCCAGCCAAGCGCTACGCGCCCTCTGGCCCGCCGGTGAAGCCGAAGCCCGTCGGCGCCTGGACACCTTTGTCGAGCAGCACATCGATGATTACCAAGGCGAACGGGATTATCCCGCCAGGCCCGGCACCAGCCAGCTATCGGCCTATCTGGTGGCCGGCGTGGTGTCACCGCGTCAGTGCCTGCACGCCGCACTGCAAGCCAATCAAGGTGAATTCGAGAGCGGAAGTGCCGGTGTTGTGACCTGGATCAATGAATTGCTCTGGCGCGAGTTCTATAAACATATTCTCGTGGGCTATCCACGCGTGTCGCGCCATCGTGCGTTTCGTCCGGAAACCGAGGCGCTCGCGTGGCGCAAGGCCCCCGCAGAACTGGAGGCCTGGAAGCAAGCACGCACCGGCCTGCCGATAATCGATGCGGCCATGCGTCAATTGCTGGAGACCGGCTGGATGCACAACCGCTTGCGTATGGTCGTAGCCATGTTCCTGACCAAGAATCTGTTGATCGATTGGCGCGAAGGCGAGCGCTTTTTCATGCAGCACCTGATCGACGGCGACCTGGCCGCCAACAATGGTGGCTGGCAGTGGAGCGCCTCCACCGGCACCGATTCGGCGCCCTGGTTCCGCATCTTCAACCCGCTGAGCCAGTCGGAAAAATTTGACCGCGAGGGTTTGTTCATCAAACGCTGGCTACCTGAACTGAACGATCTGGACAGGCAACAGGTCCATACCCCAAATACCCAGGGCGGCTTGTTTGGCGCCGTGGATTACCCGACACCGATTGTCGACTTGAGCCAATCCAGAGCGCGTGCGCTGGCCGCGTTCAGAAACCTGCCAGCGCGACAGGACGCAGCCGTTGAAGGGATGGGCGATTAG
- a CDS encoding SDR family NAD(P)-dependent oxidoreductase produces the protein MGLRLPRRYWLTGAGNGIGASLAEAILQTGAYLAVSSPSARVCETLSVRYPGQVLSVPGNLTDSQAVREISEQITRQWGALDQVIVNAGTAEYVDGQPTDHTLIEHIVRSNLLAASFCIEVAAPLLRAGTEPHLVGIASPATYLPPSPIEAGGGGMRHLFESARSELACAGVDVTLVHPGYGGPLQEPDECFPTPTHWSADEAARHVLNHLVERPREVALPIASMTALWPLPSSTETLPTDIGSCQAKNGYPIKGQP, from the coding sequence ATGGGTTTAAGACTGCCACGGCGCTATTGGCTCACCGGGGCTGGCAACGGAATCGGCGCTTCGTTGGCTGAAGCGATACTGCAGACGGGTGCATACCTGGCTGTCAGTTCGCCCTCGGCCCGAGTGTGCGAAACCCTTTCGGTACGTTATCCAGGACAAGTGCTGAGCGTGCCCGGCAATTTGACCGACAGTCAGGCCGTGCGCGAGATCAGCGAACAGATCACCCGGCAGTGGGGCGCCCTGGACCAGGTGATCGTCAATGCCGGGACGGCGGAGTATGTTGACGGGCAGCCGACCGACCACACATTGATCGAGCATATCGTGCGCAGCAACCTGCTGGCTGCCAGTTTTTGCATCGAAGTGGCCGCGCCCTTATTGCGCGCCGGGACCGAACCTCATCTGGTAGGCATTGCCAGCCCGGCGACTTACCTGCCACCTTCGCCAATCGAAGCGGGTGGCGGCGGGATGCGTCATCTGTTCGAATCGGCTCGCTCAGAACTGGCGTGCGCGGGTGTTGATGTGACGTTGGTACACCCTGGCTACGGCGGCCCGTTGCAGGAGCCCGACGAGTGCTTTCCAACCCCGACTCACTGGTCGGCGGACGAAGCAGCGCGGCATGTGCTCAATCATCTGGTCGAGCGCCCGCGGGAAGTCGCGCTCCCCATTGCCTCCATGACCGCACTCTGGCCGTTACCGTCGTCGACCGAAACCCTGCCAACCGATATCGGCTCATGCCAGGCGAAGAACGGCTATCCGATCAAGGGACAACCCTGA
- a CDS encoding YkgJ family cysteine cluster protein, giving the protein MKTIPVHEIPAPAVTCSTCAACCCQLEVMLITDTGVPERFIDTDDWGGEVMLRLDDGWCAALDRDSMMCTIYEKRPLICREFEMGAPECLEERQGIATAYR; this is encoded by the coding sequence ATGAAAACCATCCCCGTCCATGAAATCCCGGCACCGGCCGTCACGTGCTCGACGTGCGCGGCGTGCTGCTGCCAGTTGGAAGTGATGCTGATCACCGATACCGGGGTCCCGGAGCGCTTTATCGACACGGACGATTGGGGTGGGGAAGTGATGCTGCGGCTCGACGACGGTTGGTGCGCAGCCCTGGATCGCGACAGCATGATGTGCACCATCTACGAAAAGCGCCCACTGATCTGCCGCGAGTTCGAGATGGGTGCACCGGAGTGCCTGGAAGAACGCCAGGGCATTGCGACGGCGTATCGATAA